In Streptomyces sp. NBC_00683, the DNA window GGAGTTCGTGACCATTTCCAGGCTTGCGTCGCTATCGAAGCCGAAAGCCACCACGGGGACAGGGCCCTGCGGAGTCTGGAGCGACAGACCGGTGACGCGCCCGAGTTGCGTGTCGGAAGTGACCCGCACTCGATAGCCGCCCTCGTGCAGCACGGCGGCGGGCAGGCCGTACTCGTCGCGGTGAATCCGGATGGCGTTGCCGTTGCGGTCTTCGACCTCGCACAACCAGTACAAGCCGCCACGGTAGGGGTTGCCGGTGAATCTGCGGATCAGCCCCGTGAGCGGGTCCGTCACCACGTACGTGGTATCACCCGTCGCCGTGGTGTCCCCACGCGTGAGCGGAAGCCTCTCGCCCTCGACGGGACACAGCTCCGCGTCCTCGTCGGGCAGAGCCGGGTAGAGGAGTACGGAACCGTCCTCGCGCGCCCAGGCGGCACCCGTGCCGAGAAGTTCCAGACGCTCGTCCAGAGTGGATGCCCAACTGATTCCAAAGAAGTGACCGTAGCGATAGTCGGATATATGGGTGCGCCGGAGCACGAGCGGCAAGACTCCGGGCAGTGCCAGATCAGTCTGTGGCAGCACCATCTGCCCACTGGCGACATCGACGGGGTCCGTCGCGCAGCGCCGTTTGGACAGGGAGACCGCATTGCTTCGCGGGTCCTCCTGTGCGTTGCGCATCGAGGGTGGCGGGCGGCGGCGTCCCCCTCCGTCGTCCACACGCCGTTCGCCCTTGCCGTCACCCTTGGCATCGCCCGAGGTGACCTTGTTCAGTCCGTCACGAATATCGTGGTCGGTATCCTTGTGGGTCTTGGAACTCCTGGTAAGGCCGTTGGGCACTGTCTTGCCCACGTGGTCGCCGAGGTCACCGAGCGCCTTACCCAGCTTCTCCACCACCCCCTCGATCGTGGTGTCGAGCACAGCGGTCAGGGAATCCTTGCCCTTGGCCCGGCCGTGGTGCCCCTTGGCCTTGCCGAGCTTGCCGCCCGTCTTCTCACGCATCGTGATCTGCACGCCGGCCAGGTGCATACCGGCCTTGCTGTGCGCATCGTGGTCGATCACCGGGCCGCCACCCGGACCCGGACCCGGACCGCCCGACCCACCCACCGAGTTGATCCGCAGCGCGTCCTTGCCCGCCTGTGCCGTCTGGCCGGTGTTGTAACCGTCCTGCACACCCGCGACGTTCAGCGCCGTCTGAACAGCCAGGTCCGCCACGATGTTCTCGATCGCGGCGACCGCCGGCTCGGTGAGCGTCGCGACAATCTCCGACACCGCCGCCTCGGCCATTTCCTTCAGGATCCGCTTGAAGGCGATACGAGTAGCTGCGATCTTCGCGCCCGCCAGGAGCGTCGACAGGCCGGCCGTCACCGGTGCAAACGCCAGGGTGATTCCCACCGTCGCGACCAGGTCCGCCAGCTCAGCCACGGCGGCTATCTTCCGGGCCACGATGATGTCCGCGACCCTGTCCAGCGCACCGGCGACGAGACGCGCCGCCTTCGCCAGGTCCTTGTGCTTGCCCTGCACCTTCGACCAGTGCTTGTCCAACGCGGTCAGCGACTCGCTCTGTCCGCTCGCGAGCAGCTTCTGGATGTGCTGGTAGGCCGCGTACGCGTCGTCGTCCGCGTCGTCCCCGAACTCCCGTAGTGCGTCCGCCATATCGCGGTACGCGTCCTCATCGACGTTCGGCCAGCCCACACCGACCACATCGAGCATCGTGTCGACGCCCTCAGGAATCGTGTACCCCACGAAGCAACATCCCCCGGTTCACAGCTCATCAGCTCAACCCACAAAGCGATTAGCAAGCATGCCACGAGATGATCATGGGAGACTCTCCCGCCTCCCTCAGGTTCACGAGATGCGCTTTACCGCGTCACAACACAGGCGTGTCCCGCAGAGGTTGCGGAAGACTGCGGTGCGGTGGCGCGCTGTTCGCAACCATGCCTGCCATGCCGGATTGCCAGCCGGGTCGGTGGTGTCCGGGGTGGACATCCTCCGCGGAGGCTTCCTGCGGCGCCGCTCTGATGCGGAGCCGAGCGGTGATGTACGCGGCGGGCTGCGCCGGGCGCCAGTCGAGCCACCAAGAGGTCAGGTCGGCGCTGATGTCGTGAACGTCCAGCCCCTGGTCGATGAAGGGCCTCAGTGCGTACGCAAGGCGGCGCAAGCCTTCACCCTGGGTCCACCCGACGAGCGGCCGGACCTGGCGGGCGATCCCGATGTCCTGGGCGACCTGCCGCGGACTCCGGCGCGATGAAGGCTTGGAGAGTGAGGTGGTTCGGGCCTCGCGCGCTCGCGCCGGGTATCTCTCACAACAGGGCAAGGTCAGGCTGCCATTCGTCACCGAGATTCATTCGGCTGAAGATCTGACCCCCGACGAGCAGAGAGGCGGCCACGCCAGGAACAAGGTTCAGACAAAGTAGTCCTCGGCGTCTTCCATCTCACTGCCCATCAGGCTCATCATCGCCTCGTATTTTTCACGACCGAGGTAATACGCCCCCGTATGATGAGAAAAGAAGAAGCGTCCATTCTCATCCATGAGAATGGTGGAACCGTCATAGGTGTCGTATCCCACCGGGAAAAGCTGTACACCGAGGTCTCCGGCGAGTTCAGAGGTCTCCTCGGCATCCCCCTTGAATACAATATGCGGCGTGAAAATCGCGAAGTTTTCCGGTGCTGTGTCGATGACAGCCCGGAGGAACGCGTGCTCCCGAATGAATGCGCGGGCGGGCGCGGGGGGCTCGATTTCCACACCGTAGGCCCAATACCGCTCAACTACGACCGCGATCGCCTCGGTTGACGCCTCCTCCCCGACATCGCGTCCCGGGTACCACCCGCCTCTCGTCAGCCACCCATCTACTTCTTCAACTGTGGAAAGAACCGGCACAGTCGCCCTCGCCTACCTAACCGTGACACCGATCAACGGGAGTATTCTTGAGCACAATCGACAGGCCTCTTTGCAAACTCCGCCGTTCCGATCTTTACGTTATCCCCATTTCTGTGCCTTGCAGTCGATTCGATACCAGCGCTACCTTGGCACCTTTGACGCATGGCGTTGCTGTAGTGACTGGCGCTGGTGCCGGCCAGCTCCGCCTCGCCATACCGCTCGCACAGCCGCCGGGCCAGATCCATGGTCCTGGGGTTGTCCGTCGTGAAGGGCCCTACGTAACCTCGACCCGGACGAGCAGGGTGGTGACCGATGAGGCACACCGTGTCCTTCGTGCACTTCCAAACAACTGGTGGGAAACACCCGTCATGCGCGACCGTTGGCACCCGCACGTCGCCTCCCTGGCGCAGTTGACTTCATAACCCCACAGGGGACTTCCCTGCCCGGCCCAACCCTCAGGACGAGCATGACGTTCTTCGACAATCCCGTGATCCCCGGCTTCAGCCCGGACCCGAGCATCTGCCGGGCTGGCGACGACTACTACGTGGCGACGTCCAGCTTCGAGTACGTACCCGGCGTGCCGCTGTGGCACAGCCGCGACCTGGTGCACTGGAGGCTGATCGGGCACGCGCTGGACCGGCCCTCGCAGCTGGACCTGCCCGACACCGCCCCGTCCTCGACCGGCGTGTACGCGCCCACGATCCGCTACCACGACGGCCTGTTCTGGTTGATCACGACCGTGGTGGCCGGCGGCGGCAACATCCTGGTGACCGCACAGGACCCCGCGGGGCCGTGGTCGGACCCGGTCCCGGTCGGCATACCTGGCATCGACCCCGACCTGGCCTGGGACGAGGAGGGAAACTGCTGGTGCGTGTTCTCCTCGGAGGGGATCCGCGGGGTACGCATCGACCCGAAGACCGGCGACCTGCTGAGCGAACCGGTGGCGATGTGGTCGGGAAGCGGGCTGCAGTATCCCGAGGGGCCGCACCTGTACCGGATCGGCGACTGGTGGTACCTGCTGCTGTCCGAAGGCGGCACGGAACGCGGTCACGCACTGTCGGTGGCCCGGTCCCGGACGGTGCAGGGGCCGTTCGAGCCGCACCCCGCCAACCCCGTGCTGTCCCACCGCAGTACCGGCCACCCGGTGCAGAACACCGGCCACGGCGACCTGGTGCAGGCGCAGGACGGCACCTGGTGGATGGTGCTGCTGGGTACCCGGCCGCGCGGTGACACACCGATGTACCACGGACTGGGCCGGGAGACGTTCCTGGTCCCGGTGCGCTGGGAGGACGAATGGCCGCTGCCGGGGCCGCTGGAACTGCACGCGGCCGCTCCGGCGCTGCCGCCGCAGCCCTGGCAGCACGAGCCGGAGCGGGACGACTTCGACTCCACCGCGCTCGCCCCTTCCTGGGTGACGCTCCGGCGGCACGACCCGGCGGCTGTCCGCCTCGACGAGCGGCCCGGCCACCTCGTTCTGCACGCCCGCGCGGACGGCCTCGACAAGCCCGGCGCCCTCTTCGTGGGACGGCGCCAGCGCGATCCCGACTGCAGCGCGCGCACCCTGGTCGGTGTCGACGAAGGCGGCCGTGCCGGGCTCACGGTACGCATGGACGAGGCTCACCACTACCAGGTGGAGACCGGCGAGGGCACGGTCCGCGCCGTGGCCAGGATCGGCCCGCTGCGCCAGACCGTCGCCGAACGGAGCCTGCCGCCGGGCCCCGTGACCCTGCGGATCGACGTCACCACCACCGACGTCCTGCCGCCCACCGTCACCGTTCGCCCCACGGATCCGGAAGCCGCGGTCCCGCCCGGCCTGCGCGTCGGCGGCCCCGACACGCTCCGCCTGGGGTACGAGACGGCCGACGGCGACTTCGAGATCCTGGCCGAGCTCGACGG includes these proteins:
- a CDS encoding SUKH-3 domain-containing protein, with the protein product MPVLSTVEEVDGWLTRGGWYPGRDVGEEASTEAIAVVVERYWAYGVEIEPPAPARAFIREHAFLRAVIDTAPENFAIFTPHIVFKGDAEETSELAGDLGVQLFPVGYDTYDGSTILMDENGRFFFSHHTGAYYLGREKYEAMMSLMGSEMEDAEDYFV
- a CDS encoding glycoside hydrolase family 43 protein produces the protein MTFFDNPVIPGFSPDPSICRAGDDYYVATSSFEYVPGVPLWHSRDLVHWRLIGHALDRPSQLDLPDTAPSSTGVYAPTIRYHDGLFWLITTVVAGGGNILVTAQDPAGPWSDPVPVGIPGIDPDLAWDEEGNCWCVFSSEGIRGVRIDPKTGDLLSEPVAMWSGSGLQYPEGPHLYRIGDWWYLLLSEGGTERGHALSVARSRTVQGPFEPHPANPVLSHRSTGHPVQNTGHGDLVQAQDGTWWMVLLGTRPRGDTPMYHGLGRETFLVPVRWEDEWPLPGPLELHAAAPALPPQPWQHEPERDDFDSTALAPSWVTLRRHDPAAVRLDERPGHLVLHARADGLDKPGALFVGRRQRDPDCSARTLVGVDEGGRAGLTVRMDEAHHYQVETGEGTVRAVARIGPLRQTVAERSLPPGPVTLRIDVTTTDVLPPTVTVRPTDPEAAVPPGLRVGGPDTLRLGYETADGDFEILAELDGRYLTTEVAGGFTGRVIGMYATRGSAAFDWFELRPA